A segment of the Cohnella algarum genome:
CAAAATCGGCTACCCGTTTTTCGGCGAGCTGATCCTCGACTGCCTGAACGGCACCGAGAACGCGATGACGCAGGAGCACGCGTTCAAAGCCGCCGAGCTTTGCCTGATCGCCCAGCGGGATGCGGTTCGGGTCGGTTGACCGAAAGCAAGACCAATGCAAGCAAGACCGGCTCGGATGAAATCGCCTTCAAAACATGATACAATCGTTCAAAAGAGCGATGAACCCTGTCGGCGCGAACAGCCGGCGGGGTTCATCGAACGTTTGAAGGCGGGGGTACCGAGATGACCGTCTTTCCGATTGTTCAGTGGAGTCATCCGATCGATTTCGCTTACCGAAGCTCTGCGCCTTATGTCAACCCGACGTTCCACTCCCATGCCTTTTACGAGATTTACTACTTCCATGAAGGCCAGTGCACGTATTTGATCGGAGACCGCATCATGACGCTCTCGCCGGGCGATCTCATCCTCATGCACGGCATGACGCTGCACCGGCCGCATCCGCAGGCCGACGTCCCGTACGTTCGCTCGCTGGCTCATTTCGATCCGGCTTACCTGCGCCGCGCCCTGCCCCCCGAGACGGCGGAAAGCCTGCTTTTGCCATTCGACGAGCTCCGGAATTACCGGATTTCCCTGACCGGGGAGCGGCGCGAAGAAACCGAGCGGCTGCTTGCGGATTTGCACATTCTGAAGCAAGCCGCCGTTCAGCCCGAGACGGCCCGGCCCTTCGCTTACGAACGGTTCGCCCTGCGCTTTTTCGAGCTGCTCTACGTCATCAAGGAATGCTGCCTGCAGCCGGTCGAAGAGCAAGCCCACCGCTCGGAACGGGAGCGCCACGTTCAGAACGTCATCTCCTATCTGGAGAAGACCTACCACGAGCCCGTTACGCTGGCCTCCATCGCCGACGAACTCCATTTGACCAAAACGTATCTCTCGAACCTGTTCAAGGACGTCACCGGGACGACGGTGTTTCAGTACTTGTACAATCGGCGGATCAATCAGGCCAAAATTCTATTCCGGCTCGATCCCGGGCATTCCGTGGCCGAAGTGGGCAAGTCCGTCGGCTTCCCGCACGCGGCGCATTTCAGCCGCGTCTTCAAAGCGGCCGTCGGCTGCACGCCGGACGCCTATCGCCGCAAAATGGCGGAGCAGCAACGCACGTTAGCCGAAGCCGACATCTAAGCTGCCCGGCAAGCGAACGAATCGAGTAGGAGGAGGCGCCTAGCCTCCGTCCTCTCACACCACCGTACATGCGGGTCCGCATACGGCGGTTCCAAAAGGTTAACAAAGTGCTAAATAACGAGTAAGCAAACTTTTCAGCCCTTTCGCTTCCCAGTAGGAAGTCGGGAGGGCATTATTTGTGTTTCGAGACATTTCCCAAGCACCGCGTCTGGAGTTAGCCATGACAAAACACGCCCATTCTGGGACGCCGAGTGCTCGAAGCTCACGGATTCGAGTACGTACACGTTTCCATTGCTTCCATAAGCACATACGCAGTCTGCGGCGAGTCCACTGGTCGAGTTTCTCGCAGTGTCCCTTTGCCGATGCTAGTCGGAAATAGCCAATCCAGCCGATGAGATAGCGGTTTAATTGCATAATCCGGTTTTCCATAGACATCGACCGCGAACGGTTCGTCAGCTCTCGTACCTTCTCTTTAAACCGCGAAATGGTCTGTGGGGCTAACCGAATCGTCGCCTTTTTATCCCACAGGAAACTGAATCCGAGGAACTTACGGTTCCAAGGACGATCTACTGCGCTTTTCTCTCGATTCACTTTCAGTTTCAGCTTTCCTTCTACGAAGCGCGTTACCGACTCCATGACGCGTTCGCCTGCACGTTTACTGGCAACGAAAATATTGCAGTCGTCCGCATAGCGGACAAATCGCAATCCTCGTTTTGTCAGCTCTTTGTCCAAGTCGTCCAGTAGAATGTTCGCTAAAAGCGGGCTCAGAGGTCCCCCTTGCGGCGTTCCCTCTCCCGTCTTTTCGAACACCCCATTCGCCATAACCCCAGCATTAAGATAGGCGCGAATGAGCTTTAGGACACGCTTGTCCGTCACTTTCCTTGCTACTCTTGCCATGAGCATGTCGTGGTTGATTCGGTCAAAGAACTTCGCTAAGTCCATGTCTACCACCCATCGAAAACCTTCCTGGATGTAGTGCTGAGCTTGCTTTACCGCGTCATGCGCTCGCTTTCCGGGGCGAAAGCCGTAGCTACGCCTCGAGAAGTCCGCATCGAAGATCGGATTCATCACTTGTAGAAGGGCTTGTTGAAGAAAGCGGTCCATCACGGTCGGGATGCCAAGCAGCCTCACGCCGCCTCCGGGCTTGGGGATTTCCACTCGTTTGACGGGCATGGGTCTGTAGGTTCCCGCGAGGAGTTCGGTTTTCACCGTTTCCCAGTGCGTTTTCAGGTAAGCTTGTAGATTCGCTACCGTTACACTGTCCACACCGGGCGCCCCTCCGTTCTGCACCACTCGCTTGTAGGCGAGCCTAAGGTTATCTCCTTTGAGCATTCGTTCTAACAAGTCGTTATTCGCTTCGCGAGAGGAAGGGGCGACTTGTGCCGTCGTAGAACTCGGCGCTTCGGCATACCCTGACGGCTTCACCGCTTCTCTTTGCCGCAAGCTCTCTTGCGAGATATTCTGCTGTCTTTGCTCCTCGTGCGAACGCATCGGTTTCCTCTCTCCTTTCGGTTCAGCCCTTCCGGTTTCCGGCGTCCCGTACTCCCGTACTATGGCCTCTGCTGACTCCTGCGGATTCAGCACAGCCTTCCGACTGTGGTTACGAAGTAACTTCGCATTTTCCGCAGGTCTCCCCAGATAAGAACGTCATCTTTCTGCCCGCAACCACCCAAGTTTACAGGGAAAGCCCTTGGCGACTTTGGATTTCGTCATGTGTAGGTGACTCATCCGACTAACCCTGCCTCAAATTGAGTTCGTGTACCTTGGCTCGTGCATTTGCCTCCAGCTTCCTTCAGATTCCGCCTCGCGGCTGACACCCTTGCTCTTGGCTAACGGTAGGCGTTCGCCAGCCCCCGTTCGGGACTTTCACCCTAGAGATGACGCCCATGCTGGGCGTACTACGAAAAAACCGGCGGGGCGAACATCGCCCCGCCGGTTAAGCTTGTCCATCCTTTTTTACGAAACGGCCGGATGGCCGACAAACCGGACTTTCTTGCCCTTGTCGGACAAGCGCCCCTCGATTTTATCCAAGGCAAGCCTTGCGGTATGGTCCCATACCTGCGCGCCCGTCAGATCGATGCACACTTTGTCCGTTTCGTCGGCAAAATCGATCCGTTCGAGCAGCGTTTCGCTGGAGATGAAAAACAGCTGCCCGCGCACGCGGTACACTTTCTCATCCCCCCGCATTTCCTCCGTGACCTCGAGTCTGGCGGACTTCAGCGCATGCACGATAATGCTGAGCGCGACCCCGACGAGAACGCCGATGGCCAAATTATGCGTGACGACGACGATCGCGACGGTAGCCGCCATGACCAGCGCCTCGGAAACGGGAACGCGGCGTATCGTCCGGAAATAGTTCCAATCGAAAATTTCCATGCACACGTATATCATAAACCCGACCAGGGCCGCGATCGGAATCGCCGAAACGACGCCGCTCAGCGCGAATACGAGCACGAACAGCACGACGCCCGCTACGAGCGTGGACAGCCTGGAACGGCCCCCGTTTTTGACGTTGATGACCGATTCCGCAACCAGGGCGCACCCCGCCATGCCGCCCATAAAGCCGGTGACGGTATTGGCGATGCCTTGGCCGCGCATTTCCTTGTCCTTGCTCGTCTTCTCTTCGGTCAAATCGTCGATCATCGTCTGGGTCAGCAGCGTTTCCGCATAGCCGACGATCGCGAGCGACAACGAGACGGGAAGGATTTTCCACAGCGTATCCAGCGAGAACGGAACGTCCGGGAACGAAGGAATCGGAATCGAAGCCGTAATCGTCGCCAAATCCCCGACGGTCTGCATATTGCCGGGCAGCAGCAGGGAAACGACCGCCATCAGCGCAATGGCGATCAGCGGGGACGGCAAAGCTTTCGTGAATTTCGGAATCAGGTAAATCAGGATCAGCGTCCCCGCCGCCATCGCGTACATCGGCCACGATTCTCCGTCGAAGTAGCGCAGCTGCGAAATAAAAATAAGAATGGCAAGAGAATTGACGAAGCCGGTGATGACCGAGTGCGGGACGAGCCTCATCAGCTTGCCCATGCGAAACACGCCCATCAAATACTGCAAAATTCCCGTTAAAATCGTCGCGGCGAACAAATACTCGATCCCTTCGCTCGCCACCAGCGCGGTCATCAATACCGCCATCGAGCCCGCGGAGGACGATACCATCCCCGGCCGTCCGCCGAAAAAGGAAATGAGGATCAGAATGCAAATGGTCGAGTAAATGCTTACCATCGGATTGACGCCCGCGATAAACGCAAACGCGAGCGAGTCGGGGATGAGCGCCAGAACCGTCGTGATCCCCGCAATAATGTCCGGCCTGACGTTCGAAAACCAGGTTTGCCTCCATTTCTGAATCATATTTTGCTCCTTTTATGAACGATTTATTTCCGTTCAGCAAAAAGAGCAGGTCGAGGGCCCCTGCGCCCTGCCTGCTCTTGCATAGTCGATAGTGGTAGGCCCTGTGGGGATCGAACCCACGACCCGTTGATTAAGAGTCAACTGCTCTGCCAGCTGAGCTAAGGACCTGCAACGTTGAATATAATATCACAGAAAAGCTGGTCGTGCAAATGAAATATTTGGGATTTCCGATTCCTTTCGCATCGGGCGCTTTTTCTGCGCAAGAACGGCCCGCGGTTTATGCTATAATGAAGCGAATCAAGCAAAAATATCAAAATCGCTGCAGAGCCCGAGGTGCGCCGTGAACAAAAAACAATATCAAAAACGCAATCCGAAGCCGCAGGCCAATCCGAACGCCAAACCGGATGCCAAACCGCAAAACCCCCTCCTGCTGTCCGTTTTGGGCGTAATGCTTATCGTATTCGGCGTCGTGGACATGCTGATCCTGGATCTGTGGGTAGGCATCGCCCTGACGGCGCTCGGCCTCGCGCTGGGCGCGATCGGCCTGAACAACTACAACAAAATCAAAAAGCGCTAGCCCGGCAGGTTCGCGCTTTTCTGCAGCGCTA
Coding sequences within it:
- the ltrA gene encoding group II intron reverse transcriptase/maturase; the encoded protein is MRSHEEQRQQNISQESLRQREAVKPSGYAEAPSSTTAQVAPSSREANNDLLERMLKGDNLRLAYKRVVQNGGAPGVDSVTVANLQAYLKTHWETVKTELLAGTYRPMPVKRVEIPKPGGGVRLLGIPTVMDRFLQQALLQVMNPIFDADFSRRSYGFRPGKRAHDAVKQAQHYIQEGFRWVVDMDLAKFFDRINHDMLMARVARKVTDKRVLKLIRAYLNAGVMANGVFEKTGEGTPQGGPLSPLLANILLDDLDKELTKRGLRFVRYADDCNIFVASKRAGERVMESVTRFVEGKLKLKVNREKSAVDRPWNRKFLGFSFLWDKKATIRLAPQTISRFKEKVRELTNRSRSMSMENRIMQLNRYLIGWIGYFRLASAKGHCEKLDQWTRRRLRMCLWKQWKRVRTRIRELRALGVPEWACFVMANSRRGAWEMSRNTNNALPTSYWEAKGLKSLLTRYLALC
- a CDS encoding helix-turn-helix transcriptional regulator, producing MTVFPIVQWSHPIDFAYRSSAPYVNPTFHSHAFYEIYYFHEGQCTYLIGDRIMTLSPGDLILMHGMTLHRPHPQADVPYVRSLAHFDPAYLRRALPPETAESLLLPFDELRNYRISLTGERREETERLLADLHILKQAAVQPETARPFAYERFALRFFELLYVIKECCLQPVEEQAHRSERERHVQNVISYLEKTYHEPVTLASIADELHLTKTYLSNLFKDVTGTTVFQYLYNRRINQAKILFRLDPGHSVAEVGKSVGFPHAAHFSRVFKAAVGCTPDAYRRKMAEQQRTLAEADI
- a CDS encoding SulP family inorganic anion transporter gives rise to the protein MIQKWRQTWFSNVRPDIIAGITTVLALIPDSLAFAFIAGVNPMVSIYSTICILILISFFGGRPGMVSSSAGSMAVLMTALVASEGIEYLFAATILTGILQYLMGVFRMGKLMRLVPHSVITGFVNSLAILIFISQLRYFDGESWPMYAMAAGTLILIYLIPKFTKALPSPLIAIALMAVVSLLLPGNMQTVGDLATITASIPIPSFPDVPFSLDTLWKILPVSLSLAIVGYAETLLTQTMIDDLTEEKTSKDKEMRGQGIANTVTGFMGGMAGCALVAESVINVKNGGRSRLSTLVAGVVLFVLVFALSGVVSAIPIAALVGFMIYVCMEIFDWNYFRTIRRVPVSEALVMAATVAIVVVTHNLAIGVLVGVALSIIVHALKSARLEVTEEMRGDEKVYRVRGQLFFISSETLLERIDFADETDKVCIDLTGAQVWDHTARLALDKIEGRLSDKGKKVRFVGHPAVS